One segment of Meriones unguiculatus strain TT.TT164.6M chromosome 3, Bangor_MerUng_6.1, whole genome shotgun sequence DNA contains the following:
- the Mepe gene encoding matrix extracellular phosphoglycoprotein, whose protein sequence is MWEGCLLTDSCSPFREPLKMQALSVGLLLFSFTWRAPALNEDSSTSNKGSVHGHLAASVHPERMAGEGAESGEEAVLNLPDQESYSTALIERITQQPVKTPVAGTKLRRGENKDEEPESGLSMTPADVKDAKGHLKDEMNRQGYLPSQDSPGKSKRTRKSRRSTHYLTHLPQIRKIPRDFEGSGSPDLQVRGDNDIPPFSGDGQHFAHLPGTGGAVGPGPESSAGHTGLSGKAETVNPHRSGLSSNEIPGREGQDSNAAATRDKAAQGGGAGVSLVGGSNEITGSTNFRELPGKEGNRIDAGSQNAHQGKVEFHYPREPSKEAAKGGGGDNAGSTSYSEIPKSSKGSSRKDGEASKRNQVTVTEKQRFPGKGKSQGLVLSSHCFGKEVKSDSSHLSSSEEVMIAGSRTDRYGQNDPARNKGVSPRRGSWPSRRSPFHRRPSTRHGDSSESSSGSSSESDGD, encoded by the exons ATGTGGGAAGGATGTTTGCTCACGGATTCCTGTTCTCCTTTCAGAGAGCCGTTGAAGATGCAGGCTCTGTCCGTGGGACTGCTCCTCTTCAGCTTCACCTGGAGAGCACCT GCACTGAACGAAGACAGCAGTACCAGCAACAAGGGCAGCGTCCACGGGCACTTAGCAGCCTCCGTGCACCCTGAGCGCATGGCGGGTGAAGGAGCAGAGAGCGGAGAGGAGGCTGTCCTTAACCTGCCCGACCAGGAGAGCTACAGCACGGCCCTCATCGAAAGAATCACGCAGCAGCCTGTGAAGACACCGGTGGCTGGGACCAAACTACGGAGGGGTGAGAACAAAGACGAGGAACCCGAGAGTGGCCTAAGCATGACTCCAGCAGATGTCAAGGATGCTAAAGGCCACTTAAAGGATGAAATGAATCGGCAGGGCTACCTGCCATCACAGGACAGCCCGGGAAAAAGCAAACGTACCCGCAAGTCCCGCCGAAGCACCCACTACCTAACACACCTCCCCCAAATCAGAAAGATCCCCCGTGACTTCGAAGGCAGTGGCTCCCCAGATCTTCAAGTGAGGGGGGATAATGACATCCCTCCTTTCAGTGGTGATGGGCAACATTTCGCGCACCTTCCCGGCACAGGAGGTGCTGTTGGGCCTGGTCCGGAAAGCTCAGCTGGTCACACGGGACTCTCTGGCAAAGCTGAGACTGTTAACCCACACAGGAGCGGACTGAGTTCTAACGAGATCCCAGGGAGAGAAGGACAGGACAGCAATGCTGCTGCCACCAGAGACAAAGCTGCCCAGGGTGGAGGGGCCGGCGTGAGCCTCGTGGGCGGCAGCAATGAAATCACAGGCAGTACCAATTTCAGGGAGCTCCCtggaaaagaaggaaacagaattGATGCAGGCAGCCAAAACGCTCACCAAGGGAAAGTAGAATTCCACTATCCCAGGGAGCCCTCAAAAGAGGCGGCCAAAGGGGGAGGCGGCGATAACGCAGGGAGCACCAGTTACAGTGAAATTCCCAAGAGCAGCAAAGGCAGTTCTCGGAAAGATGGAGAAGCATCCAAAAGGAACCAAGTGACCGTGACTGAAAAACAAAGATTTCCAGGGAAAGGCAAAAGCCAGGGCCTGGTTCTTTCTTCTCATTGTTTCGGTAAAGAGGTTAAAAGTGACTCCTCTCACCTTTCCAGTAGTGAGGAGGTTATGATAGCAGGCAGCAGAACAGACCGTTATGGACAGAATGATCCTGCCCGGAATAAAGGGGTGTCACCACGGAGAGGCTCCTGGCCTTCAAGAAGGTCCCCCTTCCACAGGCGCCCTAGCACCCGCCACGGAGACAGCAGTGAGTCATCCAGCGGCAGCTCAAGTGAGAGTGATGGCGACTAG